Proteins from a genomic interval of Armatimonadota bacterium:
- a CDS encoding cupin domain-containing protein has translation MPERRHNAPTRRPTHPGRSASRRRAIRGRRGGVRVIDVLSRARRATRDLFEVLETGGRLQVAFMSLAPGQTSGEPSAHVDADQLIYVLSGTGKAEVAGRTYRLPTGSLAVIPAGAVHQIRNTGTEPMTSLNVYAPPEYAPRYRER, from the coding sequence GTGCCTGAGCGGCGCCACAACGCCCCGACCCGCCGGCCCACCCACCCGGGGCGGTCTGCCAGCCGGCGGCGTGCCATCCGCGGGCGCCGGGGCGGGGTACGGGTCATCGACGTGCTGAGCCGGGCTCGCCGCGCCACCCGTGACCTCTTCGAGGTGCTCGAGACGGGCGGGCGGCTGCAGGTCGCCTTCATGAGCCTGGCACCGGGCCAGACCTCGGGAGAGCCGTCTGCGCACGTCGATGCGGATCAGCTCATCTACGTCCTCAGCGGCACCGGCAAGGCGGAGGTGGCGGGCCGCACCTACCGGCTGCCGACGGGGAGCCTGGCCGTCATCCCGGCGGGCGCGGTCCACCAGATTCGCAACACCGGCACGGAGCCGATGACCTCCCTCAACGTCTACGCCCCTCCCGAATACGCGCCGCGCTACCGGGAGCGCTGA
- a CDS encoding ATP-binding cassette domain-containing protein: protein MSSASPRGTATSGSRARWTAWGSGRSGRTPAGRLSRGQAQRVAIARAMLADPQVFLLDEPTMGLDPESARAVRDLLKQFARDQRIVVYSTHNLYEASELAEEVIVLAAGRVAARGTVEALRRQFATRWRVALRVGGDPRPVFAALGYSPVQEGPRWIVEITRSHHVGRIVQAMVEAGLEVQEVTEVGSPLEAVYFGARDAPPP, encoded by the coding sequence GTGTCCTCGGCCTCGCCCCGCGGGACCGCCACATCCGGATCGAGGGCGCGCTGGACCGCATGGGGATCAGGTCGCTCCGGGCGCACGCCGGCCGGCCGGTTGAGCCGCGGACAGGCCCAGCGGGTCGCCATTGCACGTGCCATGCTGGCAGACCCTCAGGTCTTCCTGCTGGACGAGCCCACCATGGGTCTCGATCCGGAGTCGGCGCGCGCGGTGCGCGACCTCCTCAAGCAGTTCGCCCGCGACCAGCGCATCGTCGTGTACTCCACGCACAACCTCTACGAGGCCTCGGAGCTGGCCGAAGAGGTCATCGTGCTGGCCGCAGGGCGCGTGGCCGCGCGCGGGACGGTCGAGGCGTTGCGCCGGCAGTTCGCGACCCGATGGCGAGTGGCCCTGCGCGTCGGCGGCGATCCCCGACCGGTGTTCGCCGCACTCGGATACTCCCCGGTCCAGGAGGGACCGCGGTGGATCGTCGAGATCACGCGTAGCCATCACGTGGGCCGGATCGTGCAGGCGATGGTGGAGGCGGGATTGGAGGTGCAGGAGGTCACGGAGGTCGGCAGTCCCCTGGAAGCCGTCTACTTCGGAGCACGAGACGCGCCGCCGCCGTGA
- a CDS encoding class I SAM-dependent methyltransferase, which yields MVPDVVDVVCGRRLERVPAAALRVWAQTYQRVVVDLGAGDGRAAYRLARTHPTWAALAVDPDVRALREVSWRAARPVPRGGAPNACFIRAALEMLPAGLDALADEIRIAYPWGSLLRTVLGQDAMELRRMVRLGAPGAQVRAEVNRSALAVVPGGPEAAGPDLAAAWEAAGLRVVSVVWGAPALETSWGRRLNPRGRVRVLQVEGRVLRAEGECLRRNRAAGEAVQAAVETGSGQRKA from the coding sequence ATGGTCCCAGATGTCGTGGATGTTGTGTGCGGGCGTCGCCTCGAGCGGGTGCCCGCCGCTGCATTGCGGGTGTGGGCCCAGACCTACCAGCGCGTGGTGGTGGATCTCGGTGCGGGCGACGGTCGGGCGGCCTACCGTCTTGCCCGAACACATCCGACTTGGGCGGCCCTGGCGGTGGACCCCGATGTCCGCGCCCTCCGCGAGGTCTCGTGGAGGGCCGCACGTCCCGTCCCCCGCGGAGGGGCGCCCAACGCCTGCTTCATTCGGGCTGCGCTGGAGATGCTGCCAGCCGGGTTGGATGCGCTGGCCGACGAGATCCGCATCGCCTACCCATGGGGGTCGCTGCTGCGGACGGTCTTGGGGCAGGATGCGATGGAGTTGCGCCGGATGGTTAGGTTGGGCGCACCCGGTGCGCAGGTCCGGGCCGAGGTGAACCGTTCGGCGCTGGCTGTGGTGCCAGGCGGGCCGGAGGCGGCGGGCCCCGACTTGGCCGCCGCCTGGGAGGCCGCGGGGCTGCGCGTGGTGTCCGTGGTCTGGGGCGCCCCGGCGCTCGAGACGTCCTGGGGACGGCGACTCAACCCGCGTGGCCGTGTCCGGGTCCTGCAGGTGGAGGGGCGGGTGCTCCGGGCTGAAGGGGAGTGCCTGCGGAGGAACCGGGCCGCCGGTGAGGCCGTCCAAGCGGCTGTAGAGACAGGATCGGGACAGCGGAAGGCCTGA
- a CDS encoding ABC transporter permease, whose amino-acid sequence MSARRIGALLLRHLFVWRRNWQSLTELFYWPLVDVLVFGFLSTYLTQRAPVPFIVGLLLGALILWDVFFRVQMGITVSFLTEMWSRNLLNLFTSPLSLSEFLVALMLFGLVKIAVSASLMVAVAWVLYRFNLFTLGFPLVPLVVAVVLFAWAVGTLVMGILLRYGLAAETLAWSLAFLFQPFGAVFFPMSVYAPWLQRVLWALPLPHVFEGMRAVLRSGQLPTHHVVWAFGLDLLYLALAFAFFGLMFQSALRQGSLLKAHD is encoded by the coding sequence GTGAGCGCGCGGCGCATCGGCGCCCTGCTGCTGCGCCACCTCTTCGTCTGGCGGCGGAACTGGCAGTCCCTGACCGAGCTGTTCTACTGGCCGCTGGTGGACGTCCTGGTCTTCGGCTTCCTCTCCACCTACCTGACGCAGCGGGCGCCGGTGCCGTTCATCGTCGGGCTGCTGCTCGGGGCGCTCATCCTGTGGGACGTCTTCTTCCGGGTGCAGATGGGGATCACCGTCTCCTTCCTCACCGAGATGTGGAGCCGCAACCTGCTCAACCTCTTCACCAGCCCGCTGAGCCTGAGCGAGTTCCTGGTGGCGCTGATGCTCTTCGGGCTGGTGAAGATCGCCGTCAGCGCCTCCCTCATGGTGGCGGTGGCCTGGGTGCTGTACCGCTTCAACCTCTTCACGCTGGGGTTCCCGCTGGTGCCGCTCGTCGTGGCCGTGGTCCTGTTCGCCTGGGCGGTGGGCACGCTGGTGATGGGGATCCTGCTGCGCTACGGGCTGGCGGCGGAGACCCTGGCCTGGAGTCTCGCCTTCCTCTTCCAGCCCTTCGGGGCGGTCTTCTTCCCGATGAGCGTCTACGCCCCCTGGCTGCAGCGGGTGCTCTGGGCCCTGCCGCTCCCCCACGTCTTCGAGGGGATGCGGGCGGTGCTGCGCAGCGGCCAGCTCCCCACACACCACGTCGTCTGGGCGTTCGGGTTGGACCTGCTCTACCTGGCCCTGGCTTTCGCCTTCTTCGGGCTGATGTTCCAGTCGGCGTTGCGGCAGGGCTCCCTGCTGAAGGCGCACGACTGA
- a CDS encoding DUF6496 domain-containing protein, which produces MEDAMARYGPKAQQAVEETMRKYKRGRLRSGSGRKVKSRRQAIAIGLAEAREKGAKVPRPPKRSSRRRAAGRSRRRR; this is translated from the coding sequence ATGGAGGATGCCATGGCACGGTACGGGCCGAAAGCCCAGCAGGCTGTGGAAGAGACAATGCGCAAATACAAGCGCGGACGGCTCCGCAGCGGGAGCGGCCGGAAGGTGAAGAGCCGCCGGCAGGCCATCGCCATCGGTTTGGCTGAGGCCAGGGAGAAAGGAGCAAAGGTCCCACGCCCGCCGAAGCGGTCGAGCAGGCGGCGGGCGGCGGGCAGGAGCCGGAGGAGGCGCTAG
- a CDS encoding tetratricopeptide repeat protein, with protein sequence MVKQQKTSTEPAPSSAPAWLLAFGERLERARGHAGLTQAGLAQGELSKSFVSLLETGRSYPSVETLLLLAGRLCTSVAGLVLDGPALRLDTALSLALLARSAVDADPKLARALLETVDRLVPDLPVPVRLDVAVITARAALAEERLDEAERALTQVVQQAETAQALAPQARALALLGRIALIRRRFDQAAGHLTRAVALFRKADALRSEGGIEALIWLGSAAVKVGRPRFARRTYEHALRLARRLKLVGLQGQALLGLGYLAWAAGDLAEATRLMQASRDAFQTSEDRLHLSSSLLTLTTLYLEQGRLDEALASGRQVVRLRQQLGNLRQLSSALETLAQVHLARGDLGSAEQTAREALAEARRAEDPQQEARARAALGRVEAAQGRRAPALRHLREALATFERLGLAEDAAEAARHLSQVLQAAGRHDEAARYLHRAFRPRSLP encoded by the coding sequence ATGGTCAAGCAGCAGAAGACTTCCACCGAACCGGCTCCATCTTCGGCCCCGGCGTGGCTCCTGGCCTTCGGCGAGCGCCTGGAGCGCGCCCGCGGCCACGCCGGCCTGACGCAGGCGGGCCTGGCGCAGGGAGAGCTCTCCAAGAGCTTCGTCAGCCTGCTCGAGACCGGACGCTCCTACCCGTCGGTGGAGACGTTGCTGCTCCTGGCCGGGCGCCTGTGCACCTCCGTCGCGGGACTGGTGCTCGACGGGCCGGCGCTGCGCCTGGACACCGCACTCAGCCTGGCCCTCCTCGCCCGTTCGGCGGTCGACGCCGACCCGAAGCTGGCTCGGGCCCTGCTCGAGACTGTGGACCGCCTGGTACCGGACCTGCCGGTCCCGGTTCGGCTCGACGTGGCCGTCATCACGGCTCGGGCGGCGCTGGCCGAGGAGCGCCTGGACGAGGCCGAGCGGGCGCTCACGCAGGTGGTGCAGCAGGCCGAGACGGCCCAGGCCCTGGCCCCGCAGGCGCGGGCGCTGGCCCTGCTGGGACGCATCGCCCTGATCCGCCGCCGCTTCGACCAGGCTGCGGGCCACCTCACCCGGGCCGTGGCGCTGTTTCGGAAGGCCGACGCGCTGCGCAGCGAGGGCGGCATCGAGGCGTTGATCTGGCTGGGGTCGGCGGCCGTGAAAGTGGGGCGCCCCCGCTTCGCCCGGCGCACCTATGAGCACGCGCTGCGGCTGGCCCGCCGGCTAAAGCTCGTCGGGTTGCAGGGACAGGCGCTGCTCGGCCTGGGCTACCTGGCCTGGGCGGCCGGCGACCTGGCCGAGGCCACGCGCCTGATGCAGGCGTCCCGTGATGCCTTTCAGACCAGCGAGGACCGGCTCCACCTCTCCAGCAGCCTGCTCACCCTCACCACGCTCTACCTGGAGCAGGGGCGGCTCGACGAGGCGCTGGCCAGCGGCCGCCAGGTGGTGCGGTTGCGCCAGCAGCTGGGCAATCTCCGGCAGCTCAGCAGCGCGCTGGAGACCCTGGCCCAGGTGCACCTGGCCCGCGGCGACCTGGGCTCGGCGGAGCAGACCGCGCGCGAGGCCCTGGCGGAAGCGCGCCGCGCGGAGGACCCGCAGCAGGAGGCGCGGGCCCGGGCGGCGCTCGGCCGGGTCGAGGCGGCGCAGGGGCGGCGCGCGCCCGCGCTGCGCCACCTGCGCGAGGCGCTGGCCACGTTCGAACGGCTGGGGCTGGCCGAGGATGCCGCCGAGGCGGCGCGCCACCTCTCGCAGGTGTTGCAGGCCGCGGGTCGGCACGACGAGGCGGCCCGCTACCTCCACCGAGCTTTCCGCCCGCGCAGCCTTCCCTGA
- a CDS encoding aldehyde dehydrogenase family protein: MPERFSMIIGGRSVDGQSGEVMEVRNPARIDEVVGLVPRGGREDVRAAVEAAVEALRTSWWPRLHESRQRGRVLQRYVALVEAHKDELARTLTREQGKVYRESVAELDSLINTFDYYAGYAGKIAGEVKYVRDGDSVIKVETRKQPVGLCAAILPFNFPVSLYAWKVAPALIAGNAVLIKPASTTPITDILLTQLLQEAGVPPGIASIVTGPAATVGDEILRAPEVKRIAFTGSTEVGRQVAATATPLLKHVTLELGGSDPTVVAEDADLALAAETIVRSGRFRNAGQSCTSVKRVYVVASVFERFMDLLTAATRALRVGDGLLPETDMGPLNNEQQREDVERLLADALARGAEAVVGGRRLTEGAYARGYFFAPTVLVNVPPDAAIWREECFGPVLPVMAVRDLEEGIARANETAYGLGAGLWSESDRTIERFIAGIESGIVWVNYKPLSVPETPFGGVKDSGVGRELGAEGLAEYLETKSIRKYIGRA; this comes from the coding sequence ATGCCGGAGCGGTTCTCCATGATCATCGGCGGACGGTCGGTCGACGGGCAGAGCGGCGAGGTGATGGAGGTGCGCAACCCGGCCCGCATCGACGAAGTGGTCGGCCTCGTCCCCCGCGGCGGGCGCGAGGATGTCCGGGCGGCCGTGGAGGCCGCCGTGGAGGCGCTGCGCACCTCCTGGTGGCCGCGCCTTCACGAGTCCCGCCAGCGCGGCCGGGTCCTGCAGCGCTACGTGGCCCTGGTGGAGGCGCACAAGGACGAGCTGGCGCGCACGCTCACCCGGGAGCAGGGGAAAGTCTACCGCGAGTCGGTGGCCGAGCTGGACAGCCTGATCAACACCTTCGACTACTATGCGGGCTACGCCGGGAAGATCGCCGGCGAGGTGAAGTACGTCCGGGACGGGGACAGCGTCATCAAGGTGGAGACCCGCAAGCAGCCGGTAGGGCTGTGCGCGGCCATCCTTCCCTTCAACTTCCCCGTCTCCCTCTACGCTTGGAAGGTCGCTCCCGCGCTCATCGCCGGGAACGCGGTGCTGATCAAGCCGGCCAGCACCACCCCGATCACCGACATCCTGCTCACGCAGCTCCTCCAGGAGGCGGGGGTCCCGCCGGGGATCGCCAGCATCGTCACCGGGCCGGCAGCCACCGTGGGCGACGAGATCCTGCGCGCCCCCGAGGTGAAGCGCATCGCCTTCACCGGTTCCACCGAGGTGGGGCGGCAGGTGGCGGCCACGGCGACGCCCCTGCTCAAGCACGTGACCCTGGAGCTGGGCGGCAGCGACCCGACGGTGGTGGCCGAGGACGCCGACCTGGCACTGGCCGCAGAGACCATCGTCCGCTCGGGACGCTTCCGCAACGCCGGGCAGTCCTGCACCTCGGTGAAGCGGGTCTACGTGGTAGCCTCGGTCTTCGAGCGCTTCATGGACCTGCTGACGGCCGCGACGCGGGCGCTGCGCGTGGGGGACGGGCTGCTGCCCGAGACCGACATGGGCCCACTCAACAACGAGCAGCAGCGCGAGGACGTGGAGCGGCTGCTTGCCGACGCGCTCGCGCGTGGGGCGGAGGCCGTGGTGGGCGGCCGGCGCCTGACCGAGGGGGCGTATGCGCGCGGGTACTTCTTCGCGCCCACCGTGCTGGTGAACGTCCCCCCCGATGCGGCCATCTGGCGGGAGGAGTGCTTCGGTCCCGTGCTCCCGGTGATGGCGGTGCGCGACCTGGAGGAGGGGATCGCCCGCGCCAACGAGACCGCCTACGGCCTGGGCGCGGGGCTCTGGTCGGAGAGCGACCGGACCATCGAGCGGTTCATCGCCGGCATCGAGTCGGGGATCGTCTGGGTGAACTACAAGCCGCTGAGCGTCCCGGAGACGCCCTTCGGCGGGGTGAAGGACAGCGGGGTCGGGCGGGAGCTGGGCGCGGAGGGGCTGGCGGAGTACCTGGAGACGAAGTCCATTCGCAAGTACATCGGCCGTGCCTGA
- a CDS encoding type II toxin-antitoxin system prevent-host-death family antitoxin has product MRVVNTVELKARTNALLREVARGEAVIITLRGKPVAALTRLTDADLEEFVLRHRQDATRVPAAETVRYRYFTVEAPFGPVYVAYGPAGPVLVSRAASPAAFEQDAERYLGARPVLDAAPPAELRAEVTRAIRDRVPYRGRVDLSRVPRFERAVLQALRRIPPGQVRTYGQLARALGKPGAARAVGMACARNPLPLLIPCHRVIRSDGALGGYSLDGGVALKRQLLEAEGALPALLAVR; this is encoded by the coding sequence ATGCGCGTGGTGAACACGGTGGAGCTGAAGGCCCGGACGAACGCGCTGCTGCGCGAGGTGGCGCGGGGCGAGGCGGTGATCATCACCCTGCGGGGGAAGCCGGTGGCCGCGCTAACCCGGCTCACCGACGCAGACCTGGAGGAGTTCGTCCTGCGCCACCGACAGGACGCGACACGCGTCCCGGCCGCAGAGACCGTCCGCTACCGCTACTTCACGGTGGAGGCCCCCTTCGGCCCGGTCTACGTGGCCTACGGGCCCGCCGGGCCGGTCCTGGTCTCCCGGGCCGCCTCCCCGGCCGCCTTCGAGCAGGACGCTGAACGGTACCTGGGCGCCCGGCCGGTCCTCGACGCCGCCCCGCCCGCGGAGCTGCGGGCGGAGGTGACGCGGGCCATCCGCGACCGCGTCCCCTACCGCGGCCGCGTCGACCTGTCGCGGGTGCCGCGCTTCGAGCGCGCGGTCCTCCAGGCGCTGCGGCGCATCCCGCCGGGACAGGTGCGGACCTACGGGCAGCTGGCGCGGGCGCTCGGCAAACCGGGCGCGGCGCGGGCGGTGGGGATGGCGTGCGCCCGCAACCCGCTGCCGCTGCTCATCCCCTGTCACCGCGTCATCCGCAGTGACGGGGCGCTGGGCGGTTACTCGCTGGACGGGGGCGTGGCCCTGAAGCGACAGCTCCTCGAAGCGGAGGGCGCCCTGCCAGCGCTCCTGGCGGTGCGGTAG
- a CDS encoding 4a-hydroxytetrahydrobiopterin dehydratase, producing the protein MTTLADRRCVPCEGGVPPLERAQAEALAPQVPAWALSDDARTLSRTFRFRRFLDGIAFVNRVAALAEEENHHPDITIRYRRVTFTLTTHAIGGLSENDFIMAAKIDRLWAETQEAQGAQG; encoded by the coding sequence ATGACGACACTGGCCGACCGCCGCTGTGTTCCCTGCGAGGGCGGGGTCCCACCGCTGGAGCGCGCCCAAGCGGAAGCCCTCGCCCCTCAGGTCCCCGCGTGGGCCCTCAGCGACGACGCCCGCACCCTGAGCCGCACCTTCCGGTTCCGACGCTTCCTCGACGGGATCGCCTTCGTGAACCGGGTGGCGGCGCTGGCCGAGGAGGAGAACCACCACCCGGACATCACCATCCGCTACCGCCGCGTGACCTTCACCCTGACGACCCACGCCATCGGCGGACTGTCGGAAAACGACTTCATCATGGCGGCCAAGATCGACCGGCTGTGGGCGGAAACCCAGGAGGCCCAGGGCGCACAGGGATGA
- a CDS encoding ABC transporter ATP-binding protein, which yields METVIEVANLTKRFNGQVAVDGISLRVRRGEFLGFLGPNGAGKTTTIGMLLGIVAPTAGTVRILGRPMPRERQAILMRVNFSSPYVTMPHALSAWENLLVFAHLYLVPQPRARIHTLAERFGVAHLLHRPVRALSSGEAARVNLVKAFLNDPEVLFLDEPTASLDPEAADTVRTHLRTLQRERELTVFYTSHNMGEVERLSTRIVFLHRGRIIADGPPAEVLRATRHATLEEFFLALARSGEPAGAADAVRRTAS from the coding sequence ATGGAGACGGTGATCGAGGTGGCAAATCTGACGAAGCGCTTCAACGGCCAGGTGGCCGTGGACGGGATCTCGCTGCGGGTCCGGCGGGGGGAGTTCCTGGGGTTCCTGGGACCCAACGGGGCCGGCAAGACGACGACCATCGGCATGCTGCTCGGGATCGTGGCGCCGACGGCGGGGACGGTGCGCATCCTGGGGCGGCCGATGCCGCGGGAGCGGCAGGCCATCCTCATGCGGGTGAACTTCTCCTCCCCCTACGTGACCATGCCCCACGCGCTCTCCGCCTGGGAGAACCTGCTCGTCTTCGCCCACCTCTACCTGGTCCCGCAGCCGCGGGCGCGCATCCACACGCTGGCGGAGCGGTTCGGCGTCGCCCATCTGCTCCACCGGCCGGTGCGGGCCCTCTCCTCGGGGGAGGCCGCCCGGGTGAACCTGGTGAAGGCTTTCCTGAACGACCCCGAGGTGCTCTTCCTGGACGAACCCACCGCCTCGCTGGACCCCGAGGCGGCGGACACGGTGCGGACCCACCTGCGGACGCTGCAGCGGGAACGGGAGCTCACCGTCTTCTACACCTCGCACAACATGGGCGAGGTCGAGCGCCTGAGCACCCGCATCGTCTTCCTGCACCGGGGGCGCATCATCGCCGACGGGCCGCCGGCCGAGGTCCTGCGCGCCACCCGCCACGCCACGCTGGAGGAGTTCTTCCTGGCGCTGGCCCGCTCCGGCGAGCCGGCCGGTGCGGCGGACGCGGTGCGGAGGACCGCGTCGTGA
- a CDS encoding alpha/beta hydrolase encodes MWLLTAILILLALLAAGPVHPAPAPSPARPPGPDLQVERDLPYGPDPAHRLDAYLQRGAGPHPVVVFVHGGGWVAGDKASGGLQLLLPALAAAGYSVLSINYRLAPQHRHPAQVEDARLAVRWVRAQATALRVDAERVAVAGASAGGHIATLLAYTPCPGRDGLDLVLRQPCRPQTVVNVFGPTDLRSLPQPIASLLLPPPADLAARAEASPIVHVSPDDPPTVTLHGTLDPLVPYRQSVALHDALTRAGVPNRLVTVEGGTHGTNWFSLGPVTEAWQRALVDWLRATLGP; translated from the coding sequence ATGTGGCTGCTCACTGCCATCCTCATCCTGCTAGCCCTGCTGGCGGCGGGCCCGGTCCACCCCGCGCCGGCCCCGTCACCCGCGCGGCCGCCTGGGCCGGACCTCCAGGTGGAACGCGACCTGCCCTACGGGCCCGACCCGGCCCACCGGCTCGACGCCTACCTGCAGCGGGGGGCCGGGCCGCACCCGGTGGTGGTCTTCGTCCACGGCGGCGGGTGGGTCGCGGGGGACAAGGCGTCGGGCGGTCTGCAGCTGCTGCTCCCGGCGCTGGCTGCGGCCGGGTACAGCGTGCTCTCCATCAACTACCGGCTGGCGCCGCAGCACCGCCACCCCGCCCAGGTGGAGGATGCGCGCCTGGCCGTGCGCTGGGTGCGCGCGCAGGCGACCGCCCTGCGCGTCGACGCCGAGCGGGTGGCGGTGGCGGGCGCCTCCGCCGGCGGGCACATCGCCACGCTGCTGGCCTATACGCCCTGCCCGGGGCGGGACGGCCTCGACCTTGTGCTGCGGCAGCCCTGCCGGCCGCAGACCGTGGTGAACGTCTTCGGGCCCACCGACCTGCGCAGCCTGCCGCAGCCGATCGCCTCGCTCCTGCTCCCGCCGCCGGCCGACCTGGCCGCGCGGGCGGAGGCCTCACCGATCGTCCACGTGTCTCCGGACGATCCCCCGACCGTGACCCTGCACGGCACGCTCGACCCGCTCGTCCCCTACCGGCAGAGCGTGGCGCTCCACGACGCCCTCACCCGCGCGGGCGTCCCCAACCGGCTGGTGACGGTCGAGGGCGGGACGCACGGGACGAACTGGTTCAGCCTGGGCCCGGTGACGGAGGCCTGGCAGCGGGCACTCGTGGACTGGCTCCGCGCCACGCTGGGGCCCTAG